One genomic segment of Gadus chalcogrammus isolate NIFS_2021 chromosome 3, NIFS_Gcha_1.0, whole genome shotgun sequence includes these proteins:
- the rln3b gene encoding relaxin-3b — MWKAAVVTLGLLLVLVGGVRPNEGPPSFYGVKLCGREFIRAVIFTCGGSRWRRSLGDSAGVMGEEDPWGTPQIGSEQQASETQIWKGETQDPAATGLSRYARSPVSEEVLEALRSADRKGRDVVVGLSNACCKWGCSKSEISSLC; from the exons ATGTGGAAGGCTGCGGTCGTCACTCTGggtctgctgctggtgctggtgggtgGGGTTAGACCCAACGAGGGGCCCCCCTCCTTCTACGGGGTGAAGCTGTGTGGCAGAGAGTTCATCAGAGCGGTCATCTTCACCTGTGGGGGATctcgctggaggaggagcctgggGGATTCTG CAGGTGTGATGGGTGAGGAGGACCCCTGGGGTACGCCTCAGATCGGCAGCGAGCAGCAGGCCTCAGAGACCCAGATCTggaagggggagacgcaggaccCCGCCGCCACAGGCCTCAGCCGCTACGCCCGCTCGCCCGTCTccgaggaggtgctggaggcccTGCGCAGCGCCGACCGGAAGGGGCGCgacgtggtggtggggctgtCCAACGCCTGCTGCAAGTGGGGCTGCAGCAAGAGTGAGATCAGCTCACTCTGCTGA